Proteins encoded within one genomic window of Cryptosporangium aurantiacum:
- a CDS encoding glycosyl hydrolase → MWDRARHPALPRVAFVEASSRMLDSLPFVERYAWFHFSPPTDGQEGTALYASDGTRTTVGAAYRAA, encoded by the coding sequence GTGTGGGATCGAGCCCGTCACCCAGCCCTACCGCGGGTCGCGTTCGTCGAGGCGTCCAGCCGGATGCTCGACTCGTTGCCGTTCGTCGAGCGGTACGCCTGGTTCCACTTCTCGCCCCCGACCGACGGTCAGGAGGGGACTGCGCTCTATGCGTCCGACGGCACCCGCACCACCGTCGGTGCGGCCTACCGAGCGGCATGA